In Sebaldella termitidis ATCC 33386, one DNA window encodes the following:
- the ricT gene encoding PSP1 family protein, giving the protein MKLINVKFRKTKKVYLFKIDDNNDYKKGDTVIVETARGDQIGIIINDDDNAIESDDDELKVRGIKRKLSSEEIDKLEILDQKADKAYFICKKIVKEILPEMNLVIGEYTFDESKLIFYFTAEGRLDFRELVKAVNKEFKKRVEFYQIKPSDEGRILSAFGKYGKELYW; this is encoded by the coding sequence ATGAAATTAATAAATGTTAAATTTAGAAAAACTAAAAAAGTTTATCTATTTAAAATTGATGATAATAATGATTATAAAAAAGGGGATACTGTAATTGTAGAAACTGCAAGAGGTGATCAAATTGGTATTATTATTAACGATGATGATAATGCTATAGAAAGTGACGACGATGAATTAAAAGTAAGAGGAATAAAAAGGAAACTTTCCAGCGAAGAAATTGACAAACTAGAAATTCTTGATCAAAAGGCTGATAAAGCCTATTTTATCTGTAAAAAAATTGTTAAAGAAATTCTTCCTGAAATGAATCTTGTCATTGGAGAGTATACTTTTGATGAAAGTAAATTAATCTTCTATTTTACTGCTGAAGGAAGACTTGATTTCAGGGAACTTGTAAAAGCAGTAAATAAAGAATTCAAAAAAAGAGTTGAGTTTTATCAAATAAAACCAAGTGATGAAGGGAGAATCCTAAGTGCTTTCGGAAAATATGGAAAAGAGCTTTATTGGTGA
- a CDS encoding Gp138 family membrane-puncturing spike protein, with protein sequence MRKSLDYIFQKKQKDFYETLNNINTIALARIIEVDNQKLEANIQLTAKSEFRGQFIEEGPIYMVPILPIFNSSNFFINAPYESGDLIVVGFCQHSLEGIIDETDQTEPLSKDKYSHNDAIILGNITSQYKDSFPNDISILHKNTGNYIRITSAGNIEIQGDTKIIGSLEVTEKGKYGGLLESNTDVQSNNVSLINHIHTNVTSGSENTGGPK encoded by the coding sequence ATGAGAAAAAGTTTAGATTATATTTTTCAAAAAAAACAAAAAGATTTTTATGAAACATTAAATAATATCAATACAATTGCTTTAGCAAGAATAATTGAAGTAGATAATCAGAAATTAGAAGCTAATATTCAGCTAACTGCCAAATCTGAATTTAGGGGTCAATTTATTGAAGAAGGCCCTATTTATATGGTTCCTATTCTTCCTATTTTTAATTCTTCTAATTTTTTTATTAATGCTCCTTATGAATCCGGTGATTTAATTGTTGTTGGATTTTGTCAGCACTCTCTGGAAGGAATAATTGATGAAACTGATCAAACTGAACCTTTATCAAAAGATAAATACTCACACAATGATGCAATTATTTTGGGTAATATTACTTCTCAATACAAGGATTCATTTCCAAATGATATATCTATCCTACATAAAAATACAGGAAATTATATTCGAATCACTTCTGCTGGTAATATAGAAATACAAGGAGATACTAAAATAATTGGAAGTCTAGAAGTAACTGAAAAAGGAAAATACGGTGGATTACTGGAATCGAATACTGATGTACAAAGTAATAACGTCAGCCTAATAAATCATATTCATACAAATGTGACATCAGGCTCTGAAAATACAGGAGGTCCAAAATAA
- a CDS encoding phage baseplate protein, which yields MSLLNEWIMENLGIDMKSWEQKLTKSQKKENSTFREPNGMLGNIPVSIIEFQYSNNNNISNNKMIYNKEIADHINNEAFSINLQILCYGEEYLEEIKKLQTLIREESASSAVIPLYYAGTNEYYFPLAITSLNFSNNSKSRYFQKISLQLKEVKIYKTLNDYSDKLTTNTLNKEEFFQNKNLTKFEIPANLKEEIQKSSVYKKLEGGVNNVIQNIFRV from the coding sequence ATGAGTTTACTAAATGAATGGATTATGGAAAATCTGGGAATTGATATGAAAAGTTGGGAACAAAAATTAACAAAATCACAAAAGAAAGAAAACTCTACATTCAGAGAACCCAATGGAATGTTAGGTAATATTCCTGTTTCTATCATTGAATTTCAGTATTCTAATAATAACAATATAAGTAATAATAAAATGATTTATAACAAAGAAATTGCTGATCATATTAATAATGAAGCATTTTCTATAAATTTACAGATATTATGTTATGGTGAAGAATATTTAGAAGAAATAAAAAAATTACAAACTTTAATCAGGGAAGAATCTGCTTCAAGTGCAGTTATTCCACTTTATTATGCTGGAACAAATGAATATTATTTTCCACTGGCTATAACAAGTTTAAATTTTTCCAACAATAGTAAAAGTAGATATTTTCAAAAGATTTCCTTACAATTAAAAGAAGTCAAAATATATAAAACACTCAATGATTATTCAGATAAACTAACTACAAATACTCTCAATAAAGAGGAATTTTTCCAGAATAAAAATCTTACTAAATTTGAAATACCTGCTAACCTAAAAGAAGAAATTCAAAAATCATCTGTATATAAGAAATTAGAAGGAGGTGTAAATAATGTTATCCAAAATATCTTTAGAGTATAA
- a CDS encoding baseplate J/gp47 family protein — MGILTPIGYKKETFSEHLANIEKRWKARLEDDQFQFDFNTPEGIHNESLTYEISALDEEILELSNMFNIDGAKGIFLDYLQKLLPVEPRYTGKNANGLIIIETDVELVIPKDTVVTAGTLEYKVMETTILNSVNNEIYVMAVDTGTEYNIPERAINKITGFNVSNIYNPYAFTNGEGLESDSDFRYRLKNAKNKSATATYDAIKTALLDLDVVSDVIILDPKTTPATANGTTKIIVDGTPDRKIAKAILDTLAAGINTIADPALDYHTEEFLITKKIKTAITYNILKFKSLKIKVEVLDVNGEKDSRWTKPIQDELIKYCDSLGLGEPMTYNELHSEVNGIDEIRYAKVYVLDNSENPNADYQLYDLEHKFDIIETQKYKLSRSDIEVVYV; from the coding sequence ATGGGAATACTCACTCCTATTGGATACAAAAAAGAAACATTTTCAGAACATTTAGCTAATATAGAAAAGCGTTGGAAAGCCCGACTCGAAGACGATCAGTTTCAATTTGATTTTAATACTCCTGAAGGTATTCATAATGAATCTCTTACATATGAAATCTCTGCTTTAGATGAAGAAATATTAGAGTTGTCCAATATGTTTAATATTGATGGAGCTAAAGGAATTTTTTTAGATTATCTGCAAAAACTTTTACCTGTAGAACCAAGATATACAGGTAAAAATGCAAATGGTCTTATTATTATTGAAACAGATGTAGAACTTGTTATCCCTAAAGATACTGTTGTTACTGCAGGAACATTGGAATATAAAGTAATGGAAACCACTATTCTCAATTCAGTTAATAATGAAATTTACGTTATGGCTGTTGATACAGGAACTGAATACAATATTCCTGAAAGAGCAATAAATAAAATAACAGGATTCAATGTTTCAAATATTTATAACCCGTATGCCTTCACAAACGGAGAAGGTTTGGAAAGTGATTCAGATTTCAGATACAGACTTAAAAACGCCAAAAATAAAAGTGCTACCGCCACATATGATGCAATTAAAACTGCTCTTTTAGATCTTGATGTAGTCAGCGATGTAATTATTCTGGATCCTAAAACTACTCCTGCTACTGCTAACGGAACCACAAAAATAATTGTAGACGGAACACCCGACAGAAAAATAGCCAAAGCAATTTTGGATACTCTTGCTGCGGGAATAAATACAATTGCTGATCCTGCTCTGGATTACCACACAGAAGAATTTCTTATCACAAAAAAAATAAAAACTGCTATTACTTACAATATTCTGAAATTCAAATCTCTGAAAATAAAAGTTGAAGTTCTTGATGTAAATGGTGAAAAAGACAGCAGATGGACAAAGCCAATTCAGGACGAACTAATAAAATACTGTGATTCTCTTGGTCTTGGAGAACCTATGACATATAATGAACTGCATTCTGAAGTTAATGGAATAGATGAAATCAGATATGCAAAAGTATACGTTTTAGATAATTCTGAAAATCCAAATGCAGATTATCAGCTATATGATCTTGAGCATAAATTCGATATTATTGAAACCCAGAAATATAAGCTAAGCAGAAGTGATATCGAGGTAGTTTATGTATAG
- a CDS encoding phage baseplate protein gives MAFIKKVQDWKGENLRTYKITNASAIEADASKIDWLGEKYAEQIGTTLDETIMNNIQKNGCFVVNSEHDIVNDTEFYNITGFDGIKEFGIFENLNIKFKVDVTNVKERPFIKLNGNLYELVRRNGQELIYLAKNELVKNHSYNAVYRENKFVVESASLLAQEEAFGLINIKTIKNLVKTEVPDATETTKGISSYSNIIDYIDSKFSRFFTKIFPVGTIYTTVNKDFDPNVTFGGTWERYAKGRTLVGVDTNDVSFNAGEKIGGTQTTTLGVGNLPSHNHNVQGATDAQGNHYHIVNDHSHYVPPHAHGLSVLRAKAGDSGGNGGNTAYNGTIVNYSTDATDLWTHGSAPATNWAGQHNHWFNVTSGATGSGQAFSNLSPYITVYFWKRTK, from the coding sequence ATGGCGTTTATTAAAAAAGTTCAGGACTGGAAAGGTGAAAACCTGAGAACTTACAAAATAACTAATGCTTCTGCTATAGAAGCTGATGCCAGTAAAATTGACTGGCTTGGCGAAAAGTATGCCGAACAGATCGGTACTACTCTTGATGAAACAATTATGAATAATATTCAAAAAAACGGATGCTTTGTTGTCAACTCTGAGCATGATATTGTTAATGATACTGAATTTTATAATATCACAGGATTTGACGGTATCAAAGAATTTGGAATTTTTGAAAATTTAAATATAAAATTTAAAGTCGATGTGACTAATGTAAAGGAAAGACCCTTTATAAAGCTTAACGGAAATCTTTACGAGCTTGTCAGAAGAAACGGACAGGAGCTTATTTACCTTGCTAAAAATGAGCTTGTAAAAAATCATTCATACAATGCTGTTTACAGAGAAAATAAATTTGTTGTGGAAAGTGCTTCACTGCTTGCACAAGAAGAAGCATTTGGACTTATAAATATTAAAACTATTAAAAACCTTGTAAAAACAGAGGTTCCTGACGCTACTGAAACCACAAAGGGAATCAGCTCTTATTCTAATATTATTGATTATATTGACAGTAAATTCAGCAGATTTTTTACAAAAATTTTTCCTGTTGGTACTATTTACACTACTGTTAACAAAGATTTTGATCCAAATGTAACATTTGGCGGAACTTGGGAGCGATATGCCAAAGGAAGAACTTTAGTTGGTGTTGATACTAATGATGTCAGTTTTAATGCCGGTGAAAAGATAGGGGGAACTCAGACTACTACTTTAGGAGTAGGAAACTTACCTTCTCATAATCACAATGTTCAGGGAGCTACAGATGCTCAGGGAAATCACTATCATATTGTTAATGATCATTCACATTATGTCCCGCCTCATGCACATGGTCTCTCTGTTTTACGAGCTAAAGCCGGAGATTCAGGTGGTAATGGCGGTAATACTGCATATAATGGTACAATTGTTAATTATTCTACTGATGCCACTGATTTATGGACCCACGGTTCTGCCCCGGCCACAAACTGGGCTGGTCAGCATAACCACTGGTTTAACGTAACATCTGGAGCAACAGGAAGCGGACAGGCTTTTTCAAATTTAAGCCCGTATATAACAGTATATTTCTGGAAAAGAACTAAATAA
- a CDS encoding baseplate hub protein: MNKKEYHFNRYIKLIFTLMDGEETYEFELDTSFIDIETKVSLSTNIEKDDHAIYSNKASITIYNLPLKIKNELLENTPVTITAGYLDLPETQGVIYNGIIENVSESSDGVTSRTQIQCSEANDEFQKLKYIISIKKTQVKASEVLKRISEHSKLEFEIQKLGIDLIYTRARTYNGTLKQIIQSIARDTNSHAFISRRKIFFLDNKEPVLDELICDIEKVKNITETDTGYSIDMIFDHRMEPNYNLSIKYEGNRFKKSLEGIYKIIRVEHDLSALNNSFTSKIELEDSLKSIQTKEKNENYPKEIKIEI, translated from the coding sequence ATGAATAAAAAAGAATATCATTTTAACAGATATATCAAGCTCATATTTACTTTAATGGACGGTGAAGAAACTTATGAGTTTGAACTTGATACTAGTTTCATAGATATAGAAACAAAAGTTAGTCTAAGTACTAATATCGAAAAAGATGACCATGCTATTTATTCAAACAAAGCTTCTATTACTATTTATAATCTTCCATTAAAAATAAAAAACGAATTGCTTGAGAATACACCTGTTACAATTACTGCAGGATATCTTGATCTTCCAGAAACTCAAGGAGTAATTTATAATGGAATTATAGAAAATGTATCTGAATCTTCAGATGGAGTGACTTCGAGAACTCAAATTCAATGTAGTGAGGCTAATGATGAATTTCAAAAACTAAAATATATAATTTCTATAAAAAAAACACAAGTAAAAGCCAGTGAAGTTTTAAAACGTATTTCCGAACATAGTAAATTAGAATTTGAAATCCAAAAGCTAGGAATAGATCTCATATATACAAGGGCCAGAACTTACAACGGAACATTGAAACAAATAATACAAAGTATAGCCAGAGACACAAACAGTCATGCATTTATAAGCAGAAGAAAAATATTTTTTTTGGATAATAAAGAACCTGTACTTGATGAATTAATCTGTGATATTGAAAAAGTAAAAAATATTACAGAGACTGATACCGGGTATTCTATTGACATGATTTTTGATCATAGAATGGAGCCAAATTATAATTTAAGTATTAAATATGAAGGAAATCGATTTAAAAAATCTTTAGAAGGAATATACAAAATAATAAGAGTTGAACATGACCTTAGTGCTCTAAATAATTCTTTTACTTCCAAAATAGAACTTGAAGATAGTTTAAAAAGTATACAGACTAAAGAAAAAAATGAAAATTATCCAAAAGAAATTAAAATTGAAATTTAG
- the radC gene encoding RadC family protein produces MIDKQMVSGHRERLRKRYLKSGINGLQDYEIIELLLTYTVLRKDCKSIAKQLLLKYKNISNFFALDKNEFISNKNISERTYVLFRLIGDIIEKKLYNDISVQRIKLSNNKKLIQYLKYNLGSKKIEIFKVLFLNTQNELIKDENLFYGTLDKSAVHPREFIKKVLENDAKSVILVHNHPSGALKPSESDILITSKLKHLLEKLEIKLLDHIIVSPNGYFSFLEGGIL; encoded by the coding sequence ATGATAGATAAGCAAATGGTTTCAGGTCATCGGGAACGGCTGAGAAAAAGGTATTTGAAATCGGGAATAAACGGATTGCAGGATTACGAAATAATTGAATTGCTGCTTACATATACAGTTTTGAGAAAAGACTGTAAAAGTATTGCAAAGCAGCTTCTGCTTAAGTATAAAAATATAAGTAATTTTTTTGCTTTAGATAAAAATGAATTTATTTCAAATAAAAATATTTCAGAAAGAACATATGTACTGTTTAGGCTGATTGGAGATATTATTGAAAAAAAGTTATACAATGATATTTCAGTTCAAAGAATAAAATTATCCAATAATAAAAAGCTTATACAATACTTAAAATATAATCTCGGTTCCAAAAAAATTGAGATTTTTAAAGTTCTTTTTCTAAATACACAAAATGAACTAATAAAAGATGAGAATCTTTTTTATGGAACACTTGACAAAAGTGCTGTACATCCCAGAGAATTTATCAAAAAAGTTTTAGAGAATGATGCCAAGTCGGTTATACTTGTGCATAATCACCCGTCAGGCGCTCTGAAACCTTCTGAATCCGATATTCTTATTACTTCAAAGCTGAAGCATTTATTGGAAAAACTGGAGATTAAACTATTAGATCACATAATAGTCAGTCCAAACGGCTATTTCAGTTTTTTAGAGGGAGGCATACTATGA